A single window of Sphingobium sp. SCG-1 DNA harbors:
- the hisS gene encoding histidine--tRNA ligase, which produces MAKIETPRPIRGTQDMLGDSADRFAHVVATFDRVRRLYGFQRIEVPVFESTAVFARSLGESTDVVSKEMYTFEDRGGDSLTLRPEFTAGIARAYITEGWQQYAPLKVATHGPLFRYERPQKGRFRQFHQLDAEIIGAAEPGADVELLVFADQLLKELGISEGVTLTLNTLGDAASRDAWRAALVAHFEAHRDQLSEDSVDRLSRNPLRILDSKDPRDLPVADSAPDIDAYLTDEAKAFFEKVTAGLDAAGVAWQRNARLVRGLDYYRHTAFEFVTDRLGAQGTVLGGGRYDGLIENMGGPVTPAVGWAAGIERLGMLIDAPKSEPKIAIIPDNPALYEDALRVAQSLRVQGFATVMAFKGNAKRHAEIARKVGADAALYVRATSEQTETRYHLTQLKPDPDSEFLSSVLAAVGSGVGGVSGTKPSQ; this is translated from the coding sequence ATGGCGAAAATCGAAACTCCCCGACCGATCCGTGGCACGCAGGACATGCTGGGCGACAGTGCCGACCGCTTTGCGCATGTGGTCGCAACCTTTGACCGAGTGCGCCGCCTCTACGGCTTTCAGCGGATTGAGGTTCCGGTATTCGAAAGCACCGCCGTCTTTGCGCGCTCGCTGGGCGAGAGCACCGACGTGGTGTCGAAGGAAATGTACACGTTCGAGGATCGCGGCGGCGACAGCCTGACCCTGCGGCCTGAATTTACCGCTGGCATTGCCCGTGCCTACATCACTGAGGGCTGGCAGCAATATGCGCCGCTGAAGGTCGCCACGCACGGTCCGCTGTTCCGCTATGAACGGCCGCAGAAGGGGCGTTTTCGCCAGTTCCATCAACTCGACGCGGAGATCATTGGCGCGGCGGAGCCCGGCGCGGATGTCGAGTTGCTGGTGTTCGCGGACCAGTTGCTTAAGGAGCTGGGCATCAGCGAGGGCGTCACATTGACGCTCAACACACTGGGCGACGCGGCAAGCCGCGATGCATGGCGCGCGGCGTTAGTCGCGCACTTCGAAGCGCACCGGGACCAATTGTCGGAGGACAGCGTCGATCGCCTCTCCCGCAACCCGCTGCGCATCCTCGACAGCAAGGATCCCCGCGACCTGCCGGTGGCGGACAGCGCGCCTGATATCGACGCGTATCTCACGGATGAGGCGAAGGCGTTCTTTGAGAAAGTCACCGCAGGTCTGGATGCCGCTGGTGTTGCATGGCAGCGTAACGCGCGACTGGTTCGGGGACTGGATTACTATCGCCACACCGCATTCGAATTCGTGACCGACCGGCTGGGCGCGCAGGGCACCGTGCTGGGCGGGGGGCGTTATGATGGCCTGATCGAGAATATGGGCGGTCCGGTCACGCCTGCCGTCGGCTGGGCGGCTGGAATCGAGCGGTTGGGAATGTTGATTGATGCGCCGAAATCTGAACCCAAGATTGCGATCATACCGGATAATCCTGCACTCTACGAAGATGCCCTCCGGGTCGCACAAAGCCTAAGAGTGCAGGGGTTCGCCACAGTAATGGCTTTTAAAGGCAACGCTAAGCGCCATGCCGAGATTGCTCGTAAGGTTGGGGCCGATGCGGCCCTCTATGTTCGCGCAACATCGGAACAGACTGAAACGCGTTACCATCTGACCCAACTTAAACCTGATCCGGACAGTGAGTTTCTCTCATCCGTCCTTGCGGCGGTTGGCTCAGGCGTCGGTGGCGTATCAGGGACAAAGCCGTCTCAATGA
- the prmC gene encoding peptide chain release factor N(5)-glutamine methyltransferase, with the protein MADGAGLTVGNDASAALRDATAQLQPVSATPRLDAELLLAHALGVERGELLLKLRDVALPDSFMPLLERRLQGEPIAHITGTRDFWTLTLKVSPDVLIPRPDSETLIEAAIAHFKGKEAPARVLDLGTGSGALLLAALDEWRSASGLGIDASQAALEVAWDNAERNGMSRRADFQIGNWGEGIIERFDLILANPPYISTLAMLPRDVLHHEPHIALFAGEDGLSDYRRIAPQIGALLAPDGLAAIEIGFDQGESAANLFRDAGLHVSVRKDLAGRDRCLEITHG; encoded by the coding sequence TTGGCTGATGGTGCGGGTTTGACGGTTGGCAACGATGCGAGTGCGGCCCTTCGGGACGCCACCGCTCAGCTCCAGCCGGTAAGCGCAACACCGCGCCTTGATGCGGAACTTCTCCTTGCCCACGCGCTTGGCGTCGAACGAGGCGAACTGCTGCTGAAGCTGCGCGATGTGGCGCTGCCGGACAGTTTCATGCCCCTACTTGAGCGCAGGCTACAGGGCGAGCCGATCGCGCACATCACGGGCACCCGCGACTTCTGGACCTTGACGCTCAAAGTCAGCCCCGATGTCCTTATCCCTCGCCCCGACAGCGAAACGCTGATCGAGGCGGCGATCGCGCATTTCAAGGGCAAGGAAGCGCCTGCACGTGTCCTCGATCTTGGGACTGGTTCCGGCGCGCTGCTGCTGGCGGCGCTGGACGAATGGCGATCCGCAAGCGGGCTGGGCATCGACGCATCGCAGGCAGCGCTCGAAGTCGCGTGGGACAATGCGGAACGCAACGGCATGTCCCGCCGTGCAGACTTCCAGATAGGCAATTGGGGTGAGGGAATCATCGAACGGTTCGATCTCATCCTCGCCAATCCGCCCTACATCTCCACTTTGGCCATGCTTCCTCGCGACGTTCTGCACCACGAACCGCATATTGCACTATTTGCAGGCGAGGATGGCTTAAGCGATTATCGCCGCATCGCGCCGCAAATAGGTGCGCTGCTTGCACCTGACGGCTTGGCAGCAATCGAAATCGGGTTCGATCAGGGTGAAAGCGCGGCGAATCTCTTCCGGGACGCCGGCCTTCATGTCTCAGTACGAAAAGATTTGGCTGGACGGGATCGCTGTCTGGAAATCACGCACGGCTAA
- the ppa gene encoding inorganic diphosphatase: MNIELIPVGDDPPHSLNVIIEVPVGGEPVKYEFDKASGALFVDRILHTPMRYPANYGFVPHTLSPDGDPLDALVIARSPFVPGCVVRARPIAVLNLEDEAGGDEKLVCVPVDATFPYYSDVGERDDLPEIILQQIEHFFTHYKDLEKQKWVRVGTWGGADDARQITLEAIARYKADKAAKAA; encoded by the coding sequence ATGAACATCGAACTGATCCCCGTCGGCGACGATCCGCCGCACAGCCTTAACGTCATCATCGAAGTGCCTGTGGGCGGCGAGCCGGTGAAGTATGAATTCGACAAGGCATCGGGCGCCCTGTTCGTTGATCGCATTCTGCATACGCCGATGCGCTATCCCGCCAATTATGGCTTCGTGCCGCACACGCTTTCACCTGATGGCGATCCGCTGGACGCGCTGGTGATCGCACGCTCGCCCTTCGTTCCGGGCTGCGTTGTGCGCGCCCGGCCGATCGCAGTGCTGAACCTGGAAGACGAAGCGGGCGGCGACGAAAAGCTGGTCTGCGTGCCGGTCGACGCGACGTTCCCTTATTATTCCGACGTCGGCGAGCGTGACGACTTGCCGGAAATCATCCTGCAGCAGATCGAGCATTTCTTCACGCACTATAAGGATCTCGAAAAGCAGAAGTGGGTGCGCGTCGGGACCTGGGGCGGCGCGGACGATGCGCGGCAGATCACGCTGGAAGCGATTGCGCGCTACAAGGCGGACAAGGCAGCGAAAGCCGCCTGA
- the prfA gene encoding peptide chain release factor 1, producing MTSVSPERIAQIERLRDEVQANMARPDLPPEEFVRLSKQYAELEPVARAAHDVRRLRQELGALETMVGGDDPDTDPLMREMAQEEMQALKEQLPQAERALALQLLPRDSADARPAMLEIRAGTGGDEAALFAGDLFRMYTKYAEEQGWKVELISANAPDVGGYKEVVASVTGTGVFAKLKFESGVHRVQRVPTTESGGRIHTSAATVAVLPEPEDVDIQINEATDLRIDVYRASGSGGQHVNTTDSAVRITHLPTGLVVTQQDEKSQHKNKAKALKILRTRLYEAERERTQSEQAGARKAMVGSGDRSERIRTYNFPQGRVTDHRINLTLHRLPEILEGTGLEEVIGALIAEDEAARLAQLDAVG from the coding sequence ATGACTTCCGTCTCCCCAGAACGCATTGCCCAGATTGAACGGCTGCGCGACGAGGTGCAGGCCAATATGGCGCGCCCCGACCTGCCGCCCGAGGAATTCGTCCGGCTTTCCAAGCAATATGCCGAACTGGAGCCGGTCGCCCGTGCCGCGCACGATGTGCGGCGTCTACGGCAGGAGCTTGGTGCGCTGGAGACGATGGTCGGCGGAGACGATCCGGATACCGATCCGCTGATGCGCGAAATGGCGCAGGAGGAAATGCAGGCGCTGAAGGAGCAACTGCCGCAGGCGGAGCGGGCGCTCGCGCTGCAATTGCTGCCGCGCGATTCTGCCGATGCGCGTCCGGCGATGCTAGAAATCCGCGCGGGCACAGGGGGCGACGAGGCGGCGCTGTTCGCGGGCGACCTTTTCCGCATGTATACCAAATATGCCGAGGAACAGGGCTGGAAAGTCGAACTAATCTCCGCAAACGCGCCCGACGTCGGCGGCTACAAGGAAGTGGTGGCGTCGGTCACGGGCACCGGCGTGTTCGCCAAGCTGAAATTCGAGAGCGGCGTGCATCGCGTCCAGCGCGTGCCTACGACCGAAAGCGGAGGGCGCATCCACACCTCCGCTGCGACGGTCGCGGTGCTGCCGGAGCCGGAGGACGTCGATATCCAGATCAACGAAGCCACCGATCTGCGCATCGACGTATACCGTGCATCGGGATCGGGCGGGCAGCACGTCAACACGACGGACAGCGCGGTGCGCATTACCCATCTGCCCACCGGCCTTGTCGTGACGCAACAGGACGAGAAGTCGCAACACAAGAACAAGGCCAAGGCGCTGAAAATCCTTCGCACACGGCTGTACGAAGCCGAACGCGAACGCACGCAGAGCGAGCAGGCGGGCGCGCGCAAAGCGATGGTCGGATCGGGCGACCGCTCCGAACGCATCCGCACCTATAATTTCCCGCAAGGCCGCGTGACCGATCACCGCATCAACCTGACGCTGCATCGCCTGCCGGAAATCCTGGAAGGAACGGGGCTTGAGGAAGTAATCGGCGCGCTGATCGCCGAGGATGAAGCGGCTCGTCTTGCACAACTGGATGCGGTGGGTTGA
- a CDS encoding lipopolysaccharide biosynthesis protein codes for MSLNDADANDARFAARIRSAVFWRSGSQIVAQMVSWMSTLAVIRLLDPSDYGLFAMTQVILNFMGFLNGYGLVSALVQSETLEMHKLRQAFGIMLLLNGALAIIQLGIAPVAADYYDQPMIADLLRVQALIYLATPFISIPEAVMGRSLDFKRPAVVNLIAAASAAGVAIGGALSGWGVWTLVFAPLTLFWVKGIGYSVATRFLPVPSFNFRGTGAMVAFGASLLGSQLFWIVQSQADIFIAGRVLSPHTLGLYAEALFLTQIFVSKFIPPLNDVAFPAYARMQKDPVRVAASFCKAVRLLLLVSCPIYFGMAVAAKPLVETLFGEKWLEMAPFVRILALAMPFMTLQVMFAPVSNALGRPGITARVSMAGAVIMPVGFLIGIRFGAIGLAWAWLLAFPILTLVTIRLAGRPMGLRFSELVSASLPAVLCSAAMAICVRAADMILPSLPAMVHLGVLVSVGAVSFAALLFLLARSTIDELVGLLFRRSVPA; via the coding sequence ATGAGCTTGAACGACGCCGATGCCAATGATGCCCGCTTTGCCGCGCGCATCCGCAGTGCCGTGTTCTGGCGATCTGGGAGCCAGATCGTCGCGCAGATGGTCAGCTGGATGTCGACACTTGCCGTGATCCGGCTGCTCGATCCATCCGACTACGGCTTGTTCGCGATGACGCAGGTGATCCTGAACTTTATGGGATTCCTGAATGGCTATGGGCTTGTGAGCGCGCTCGTCCAATCGGAGACGCTTGAGATGCATAAGCTGCGTCAGGCATTCGGGATCATGCTGCTGCTGAATGGCGCACTGGCTATCATCCAGTTGGGGATCGCACCTGTCGCCGCCGATTACTACGACCAGCCGATGATCGCCGATCTGCTGCGGGTGCAGGCGCTGATCTATCTTGCGACGCCCTTCATCTCGATCCCGGAAGCAGTGATGGGTCGATCGCTGGACTTCAAGCGACCTGCCGTCGTCAACTTGATCGCTGCCGCCTCCGCCGCCGGAGTCGCCATTGGTGGTGCACTATCCGGATGGGGCGTATGGACGCTGGTGTTCGCGCCGCTCACGCTCTTTTGGGTCAAAGGCATTGGATACAGCGTTGCAACGCGCTTCCTGCCCGTGCCCAGCTTCAACTTTCGCGGCACGGGAGCAATGGTTGCATTCGGCGCATCCCTATTAGGGTCGCAGCTGTTCTGGATCGTCCAGAGCCAGGCGGACATCTTCATAGCAGGACGTGTGCTTTCACCGCATACGCTGGGACTCTACGCCGAAGCATTGTTCCTGACTCAGATCTTCGTCAGCAAGTTCATTCCGCCGTTGAACGACGTGGCCTTCCCCGCTTACGCGCGGATGCAGAAAGACCCGGTGCGAGTTGCGGCATCTTTTTGCAAGGCCGTACGACTCCTGCTGCTGGTCTCCTGCCCCATCTATTTCGGCATGGCGGTAGCGGCCAAGCCGCTCGTTGAGACGTTGTTTGGTGAGAAATGGCTGGAGATGGCGCCGTTCGTCCGCATCCTCGCCCTCGCCATGCCATTCATGACCTTACAGGTGATGTTTGCGCCGGTGTCCAATGCGCTGGGGCGGCCCGGTATCACCGCACGCGTTTCCATGGCCGGGGCCGTTATCATGCCCGTCGGCTTTCTGATCGGCATTAGATTCGGCGCAATCGGCCTAGCTTGGGCGTGGCTCCTTGCCTTTCCGATCCTCACCCTGGTCACCATTCGACTCGCTGGTCGTCCGATGGGCCTGCGATTCAGCGAGCTTGTTTCTGCTTCGCTTCCTGCTGTGCTGTGTAGTGCCGCCATGGCGATCTGTGTGCGTGCCGCGGACATGATCCTGCCGTCCCTGCCCGCAATGGTGCACCTTGGCGTATTGGTCAGCGTCGGGGCGGTCAGTTTTGCCGCCCTGCTTTTCCTGCTGGCACGCTCGACAATAGACGAACTGGTCGGGCTTCTGTTTCGCCGTAGCGTGCCTGCCTGA
- a CDS encoding CBS domain-containing protein: protein MRIAEILKNKGNDVLQVSPDATVLSVVAMLAEKRIGCVPVVENGEVIGIFSERDVVYQLAQSGHAMLESIVRDVMTTPPVTITSDMPIVSALSLITRRRIRHLPVVDGGEMVGFVSIGDLVKFRIDNIEAEATAMRDYIQSV from the coding sequence ATGAGAATAGCAGAAATTCTCAAGAACAAGGGCAATGACGTCCTGCAAGTTTCGCCTGACGCTACGGTTCTGTCGGTCGTGGCAATGCTGGCGGAGAAGCGGATCGGGTGCGTGCCGGTGGTCGAGAATGGTGAAGTGATCGGAATATTTTCCGAGCGTGATGTCGTTTATCAATTGGCGCAATCGGGACATGCGATGCTCGAATCGATCGTGCGCGATGTCATGACGACACCTCCCGTCACCATCACCTCCGACATGCCGATCGTCTCGGCGCTGTCGCTCATCACGCGGCGGAGAATCCGGCATCTGCCCGTCGTCGACGGCGGGGAGATGGTCGGCTTCGTGTCGATCGGTGATCTGGTCAAGTTCCGGATCGACAATATCGAAGCCGAAGCCACCGCAATGCGCGATTATATCCAGAGCGTCTAG
- a CDS encoding acyl-CoA thioesterase, which yields MNRNDPVLRTVPRAGDINANGHIFGGWVLSQMDIAGGIMAHRIAEGAVATVAIERMEFITPILLQDVISVYADVERRGRTSLAIRIDVLARRGREQQEIPVTSGLFTFVALDENHRPRPLPTLE from the coding sequence ATGAATAGAAACGACCCCGTTTTGCGTACGGTCCCGCGCGCTGGCGATATCAATGCCAATGGCCACATCTTTGGCGGATGGGTTTTAAGCCAGATGGACATTGCCGGTGGCATTATGGCGCACCGCATCGCCGAAGGAGCCGTCGCGACGGTCGCGATCGAGCGGATGGAGTTTATCACGCCGATCCTTTTACAGGACGTGATCTCTGTTTATGCTGATGTTGAACGGCGGGGACGCACTTCCCTCGCGATCAGAATAGATGTCTTGGCAAGACGTGGGCGGGAGCAGCAGGAAATTCCCGTCACAAGCGGCCTTTTCACTTTTGTGGCACTGGACGAGAACCACCGCCCGCGACCGCTTCCTACGCTGGAATGA
- a CDS encoding M61 family metallopeptidase, whose protein sequence is MRSRFAAVLLFSTYLGFPANAQEANRSKPVAAPLPAAAAPQDVPYPGGTISLDVDATHTTQRIFRVKETIPVAQAGALTLALPEWLPGNHAPRGQIEKITGLRFTANGKVLPWIRDPLDVYSFKIDVPEGARNVVAEFQFLSATAPNQGRVVVTENMLNLQWEAVSLYPVGYYTRQIPIKATVTYPDGWQAATALRGKKTGSTVAYDTIDYEALVDSPVFAGRYFKAIDLGQNVTLNLVADNASELIYTPAQMAKHKKLVDEATSLFGAQHFDHYDFLLAITDEMGSIGLEHHRSSENGVDTGYFPKWDEGPGERNLLPHEFTHSWDGKFRRPEKLWTPDFKTPMQDNLLWVYEGQTQFWGYVLGARSGLYSKEQTLDAYAHIAARLDTTRGREWRPMEDTTHDPIMSARRPKGWANWQRSEDYYNEGLMIWLEADAIIRQQTRGAKGLDDFAEAFFGIKPGDWGQVTYNRQDVINTLNGIAPYDWAGFLSARVDQPTREVTKGGLTMGGYRLVYGDKPGTTTKQVEKDLKGVDQSFGVGLVVKNDGEVMSVIWNSPAFKAGLTVGAKLLAVNGREFSGDGFKEALTAAKDAKRPVELILRQDKNFRTIKLDYSGGLRYPRLEKTGEGDGSLDKLLQPKT, encoded by the coding sequence ATGCGCAGCCGCTTCGCCGCCGTACTTCTATTCTCCACCTACCTGGGTTTTCCGGCTAACGCGCAGGAGGCGAACCGATCGAAGCCGGTAGCCGCGCCCCTGCCCGCCGCCGCCGCGCCGCAGGACGTGCCGTATCCCGGCGGCACGATCAGCCTGGACGTCGATGCCACTCACACCACTCAGCGCATTTTCCGCGTCAAGGAGACGATTCCCGTCGCGCAAGCCGGTGCACTGACGCTGGCGCTTCCAGAGTGGCTGCCAGGCAACCATGCGCCGCGCGGTCAGATCGAGAAGATAACTGGGCTGCGGTTCACGGCCAATGGCAAAGTCCTGCCATGGATACGCGATCCCCTTGACGTTTACTCCTTCAAGATCGACGTGCCCGAGGGCGCGCGTAACGTGGTTGCGGAGTTCCAGTTTCTTTCCGCCACCGCGCCCAATCAGGGCCGCGTCGTGGTCACGGAGAACATGCTGAACCTGCAATGGGAGGCGGTCTCTCTGTATCCGGTCGGCTACTACACGCGGCAAATCCCCATCAAGGCGACGGTGACTTATCCCGACGGCTGGCAGGCCGCGACGGCGCTGCGGGGTAAGAAGACCGGATCGACAGTGGCTTACGACACCATCGACTATGAAGCATTGGTCGATTCGCCGGTGTTCGCGGGGCGATACTTCAAGGCTATCGATCTTGGGCAGAATGTGACGCTGAACCTGGTGGCCGATAACGCATCGGAGTTGATCTACACGCCCGCGCAGATGGCGAAGCACAAGAAGCTGGTAGATGAAGCGACCTCGCTATTCGGTGCGCAGCATTTCGATCATTATGATTTCCTGCTGGCGATCACCGACGAGATGGGATCGATCGGGCTGGAACATCACCGCTCTTCGGAGAATGGCGTCGACACCGGCTATTTCCCGAAATGGGACGAGGGTCCGGGCGAACGCAACCTGCTGCCGCATGAGTTCACGCATAGCTGGGATGGCAAGTTCCGCCGCCCCGAGAAGCTGTGGACGCCCGATTTCAAGACGCCGATGCAGGACAATCTGCTGTGGGTTTACGAAGGACAGACGCAGTTCTGGGGCTATGTGTTAGGCGCGCGGTCTGGGCTCTATAGCAAGGAGCAGACGCTGGACGCCTATGCGCATATCGCTGCGAGGCTCGATACCACCCGGGGCCGTGAATGGCGGCCGATGGAGGACACGACGCACGATCCGATCATGTCCGCCCGCCGTCCCAAAGGTTGGGCGAACTGGCAACGGTCGGAAGATTATTATAACGAAGGCCTGATGATCTGGCTGGAGGCCGATGCGATCATCCGACAGCAGACACGCGGCGCGAAAGGGTTGGACGATTTCGCCGAAGCTTTCTTCGGCATCAAGCCGGGCGACTGGGGTCAGGTGACGTACAACCGTCAGGATGTCATCAACACGTTGAACGGCATTGCCCCTTACGACTGGGCGGGTTTCCTGTCGGCACGCGTCGATCAGCCGACGCGCGAAGTAACGAAGGGCGGTCTGACGATGGGTGGATACCGGCTCGTCTATGGCGACAAGCCGGGTACGACCACCAAGCAGGTCGAGAAGGACTTGAAGGGCGTCGACCAGAGCTTCGGCGTAGGCTTAGTCGTCAAGAACGATGGCGAAGTGATGAGCGTCATCTGGAACAGCCCGGCCTTCAAGGCGGGTCTGACGGTTGGCGCAAAGCTGTTGGCCGTGAATGGCCGCGAGTTTTCAGGCGACGGCTTCAAGGAAGCTTTGACGGCTGCCAAAGACGCCAAGCGTCCGGTGGAGTTGATCCTGCGGCAGGACAAGAACTTCCGCACTATTAAACTCGATTATTCTGGCGGCTTGCGCTATCCGCGCCTTGAAAAGACAGGAGAGGGTGACGGCAGCCTGGACAAGTTGCTGCAACCGAAAACATAA
- a CDS encoding YczE/YyaS/YitT family protein, translating to MMMPRRLFQLAWGLSLYGFSMALMLRANLGLDPWDVLHQGVAPMLGLSFGMTVNLVGLIVLLLWIPLRQWPGVGTMLNIIVIGTVVDLSLHILPVPEGYPVRFLFLGLGIVGNGIAGGAYIGAGLGPGPRDGLMTGLCQRTGWPVKTVRTSIEIAVLAVGWMLGGTVGVGTVLYAMSIGWVVHHALPWFQIEEKSADPTPIEATP from the coding sequence ATGATGATGCCACGCCGCCTGTTCCAACTCGCCTGGGGTCTTAGCCTCTACGGCTTTTCCATGGCGCTGATGCTGCGCGCAAACCTCGGTCTCGATCCATGGGACGTGCTGCATCAAGGCGTTGCGCCCATGCTCGGATTGAGCTTCGGCATGACAGTCAATCTGGTCGGACTGATCGTGCTGTTGCTTTGGATACCGCTACGACAGTGGCCCGGCGTGGGTACGATGTTGAACATCATCGTGATCGGAACCGTCGTCGATCTCTCGTTGCATATCCTCCCTGTCCCGGAAGGCTATCCAGTGCGGTTCCTGTTCCTTGGCCTTGGCATTGTCGGCAACGGCATTGCGGGCGGCGCATATATCGGCGCTGGCCTTGGCCCCGGTCCGCGCGACGGGCTGATGACGGGGCTGTGCCAACGCACCGGATGGCCGGTAAAGACTGTTCGCACATCCATCGAGATTGCCGTGCTGGCAGTCGGCTGGATGCTTGGCGGAACCGTAGGGGTCGGCACTGTGCTCTACGCGATGAGCATAGGGTGGGTGGTGCACCACGCCCTGCCCTGGTTCCAGATTGAGGAGAAATCGGCCGATCCGACTCCAATTGAGGCGACGCCCTGA
- a CDS encoding outer membrane protein assembly factor BamE, with translation MRDTRPGPARFLGRVPLVIGALALTLGASGCARIRTHQGYQVDKLLVDSVQPGIDNRASVEATLGRPTFMSQFGQADWYYVSRDMRQLAFASPKPVDQTVLRVRFDTAGNVVAVDRTGLDQVARISPSGDKTPTLGRNRSLFDEIFGNIGAVGAGGAPGGASGPGPNGT, from the coding sequence ATGCGTGATACCCGACCCGGCCCTGCACGTTTCCTGGGCCGCGTTCCGTTGGTGATCGGCGCACTGGCGCTGACGCTCGGCGCGTCAGGCTGCGCCCGCATCCGCACGCATCAGGGCTATCAGGTCGACAAGCTGCTGGTCGACTCGGTGCAGCCGGGCATCGACAATCGCGCATCGGTGGAGGCGACGCTCGGCCGTCCGACCTTCATGTCGCAATTCGGTCAGGCCGACTGGTACTATGTATCGCGCGATATGCGGCAACTGGCATTCGCTTCGCCCAAGCCTGTCGATCAGACAGTGCTGCGCGTGCGCTTCGATACGGCGGGCAACGTCGTCGCAGTGGACCGCACCGGCCTCGATCAGGTTGCCCGCATTTCGCCCAGCGGCGATAAGACGCCGACCTTAGGGCGCAATCGTAGCCTGTTTGATGAGATTTTCGGCAACATCGGCGCGGTGGGTGCGGGCGGCGCGCCCGGCGGGGCATCGGGTCCAGGTCCGAACGGCACCTGA
- a CDS encoding PLP-dependent aminotransferase family protein: MTMTSSLNQSTLGAASLVRHLGKWRSANGSDPAYRQLARALKLLIMDGRVPLSVRVPGERELAQALGISRTTVAAAFNQLRDENYLASRQGSGTVTRVPGGNRVGIEAEAEGDEEGVIDWTAAALPAPAGMWQAYEVALSQLPTWLSRIGYEGSGIPCLREAIAADYTRRGCPTRPEQILVTSGAQHGLTLVLQLLAGPGDRIVVDHPTFHNALSAIARNNCRAVPVGLPAEGWDIDAMQAALRQTSPRFAYIIADYHNPTGRHMDAATRRALVDAAVRTRTPLLIDETMAGTGLDADLFDIGPPPVATYDPGGAVISLGSVSKRYWGGMRIGWIRTDEQTIASLARIRSTIDMATPVVEQLAATALLDGSVPVESVRRAEIRDARDRLVTLLADRLPDWHVPLPEGGLSVWAEMPRPEASALAAMAQAHGLRVAPGPRFGIDGAFERFVRLPFTLPPAEMDRAVDRLATAAERLLSRVRPMAAFSPHWALEAERVI, from the coding sequence ATGACCATGACGTCATCATTGAACCAATCCACCTTAGGTGCAGCGTCGCTGGTCCGTCACCTCGGCAAGTGGCGCAGCGCCAATGGCAGCGACCCCGCGTATCGCCAGCTTGCGCGTGCGCTGAAGCTGCTCATCATGGACGGTCGTGTGCCTCTAAGCGTGAGAGTTCCGGGTGAGCGGGAACTGGCGCAAGCGCTTGGCATCAGCCGCACGACTGTCGCCGCTGCCTTCAATCAGTTGCGGGACGAAAACTATCTGGCGAGCCGTCAGGGTTCGGGCACTGTCACGCGCGTGCCGGGCGGCAATCGCGTCGGCATAGAAGCGGAAGCTGAAGGTGACGAAGAAGGCGTAATCGACTGGACAGCGGCGGCACTGCCTGCACCTGCGGGCATGTGGCAGGCCTATGAAGTGGCGCTGTCGCAACTCCCGACCTGGCTTTCGCGCATCGGTTATGAGGGGTCAGGCATTCCATGCCTGCGTGAGGCCATTGCGGCAGACTATACGCGTCGTGGTTGCCCGACGCGGCCGGAGCAGATCCTCGTCACCAGTGGTGCACAGCATGGACTGACGCTTGTCCTGCAATTGCTGGCTGGGCCGGGGGACCGGATCGTTGTGGATCATCCCACCTTCCACAATGCGCTGTCTGCCATTGCGCGGAACAATTGCCGCGCCGTCCCCGTCGGACTGCCGGCAGAAGGGTGGGACATAGATGCGATGCAGGCGGCGTTGCGGCAAACGTCTCCGCGATTTGCCTACATCATCGCCGACTATCACAATCCCACTGGCCGCCACATGGATGCGGCGACGCGCCGAGCGTTGGTCGATGCTGCGGTTCGCACTCGTACTCCATTGCTTATCGACGAAACGATGGCGGGCACCGGTCTTGACGCGGACCTGTTCGACATTGGCCCACCGCCCGTCGCTACCTATGATCCGGGTGGGGCGGTCATCAGCCTTGGCTCCGTCAGCAAGCGTTACTGGGGCGGGATGCGTATAGGCTGGATTCGTACGGACGAGCAGACCATCGCGTCGCTCGCCCGCATTCGATCGACCATCGACATGGCGACACCCGTCGTCGAGCAATTAGCGGCTACGGCGCTATTGGACGGCAGCGTTCCGGTCGAAAGCGTGCGGCGCGCGGAAATCCGCGATGCGCGCGATCGCCTCGTCACGCTGCTGGCGGACCGACTTCCCGACTGGCATGTGCCCTTGCCGGAGGGCGGCCTGAGCGTATGGGCGGAGATGCCGCGCCCGGAAGCATCAGCGCTCGCCGCCATGGCGCAGGCGCACGGGTTGCGCGTCGCGCCGGGGCCGCGCTTCGGCATTGATGGCGCGTTCGAGCGTTTCGTACGCTTGCCCTTCACACTGCCGCCCGCTGAGATGGATCGCGCCGTCGACCGGCTGGCAACCGCTGCGGAACGCCTGCTCTCCCGCGTCCGCCCGATGGCCGCGTTTTCGCCCCATTGGGCATTAGAAGCTGAACGCGTCATCTGA